The Pochonia chlamydosporia 170 chromosome 3, whole genome shotgun sequence genome contains the following window.
ATGTCAATTAGGCTCTGAAAGTAGAAGCAATTGCACAAAGACGTACATCCAATCTCTCATCGAAAGAGTATACTATTTGATCAGACCTCCTGTGTCGGAAGACCCAAATCTTTTCTCCGTGGCCCTGTGGCCCCTGAAACTCCTTCTTCGGTCCTCTATGCGCCTGACGCAAACATGTGCGCACTATATTCGGCAATTGGCTAAAACGGGGTCTCGATGCCGTATTCATCGTGGTGGTCGGCCGTTTGTTGAAAAGCTTGCTTCAGATTGCGACAGAGCAGCCGATCGTCGATGGCCAAGAAAGCTTCAAACTCTACGGCACCGGCCACCCGAACACGTAGTCATGTGATCTGCTAAAAATGGgtgccaaaaaaaaaagttggcagCAACGGTCGCATGTTGCTAGCGGGACCATCAGGTGATGATAAGATGAAAGTGTCCAATAAGATTGGCGGCCCCCCACCTGAACAAAGGCTGAATTCCAGTGACATCACGAACCCTCTACAAGCTTCTGGTGGCTTCTGGGTAGCTTCCAGGCGATCCGGGCAGCTTCGAGCTGTAACCGGATttatctccaacttcaaagagCTTTTCCTCCGTCCCTCGCATGGCTCCACCATCAGTTCCGTGATTTAATTGTTCTTTCTCAGCTGTTGAGATTGAACTTCTCTTCTTTACTTTTCTCCGCATACACACAACACATTTTTGTGATACCCTTGGCCCACGCTACCTGGTGCCTTACTATTCTATGCCTTGCCGCGGATAGAGGAAGCCTCAAAAAGCTGAGCTTCTCACGATAGCACCCCGCACACTTTTTGTCACCATTACACACAAAGTCGTCACCCCACTACCTCATACCAATTCACGATGACTTCCCGAATGGACTTTACAGACCGGGCCCAAAAGGCGGTTGAAGATGCTATGAACCTGGCTGAGCAGTATGGACATTCACAGCTTGTTCCAGTCCATCTTGCAGTCGCACTTTTGGAACCCCCGATCGACCTCTCCAAGGACCAGCAAAATGGCCCTCAAAATACCACAGTCACACTCTTCCGACAAGTCATCGAGAGGGCTCATGGTGACCCTCAACTCTTCGACCGCGCTTTGAAGAAGACATTAGTCCGACTTCCGAGCCAAGATCCCCCGCCAGAGCAAGTCTCTTTAGCGCCTTCCTTTCATGCTGTCTTAAGGAAAGCCATGGAATTGCAGAAGGTCCAAAAGGACTCGTACATTGGCGTGGATCATTTGATCAATGCTCTGGCCGATGACACCTCAATGCAGGCACCATTGAAAGAAGCCAGCATCCCAAAACCCAAATTGGTTCAAGACGCCGTCCAAGCCATCCGAGGCACAAAACGAGTTGACAGCAAGACCGCCGACACTGAACAAGAGAATGAGAATTTGGCAAAATTCACCATCGACATGACTGCCATGGCTAGGGACAAGAAAATCGACCCCGTCATTGGCCGTGAAGAAGAGATTCGTCGCGTCATCAGAATTTTGTCCAGACGCACAAAGAACAATCCGGTGCTCATCGGAGAACCTGGTGTTGGCAAGACTACCGTTGTGGAAGGTCTAGCTCAGCGTATTGTCAACCGAGATGTTCCTGACAACCTGAAACACTGCAAGTTGTTGTCTCTCGATGTTGGTGCGCTTGTTGCCGGCAGCAAGTTCCGTGGTGAATTCGAAGAACGAATGAAGGGAGTCTTGAAGGAGATTGAAGACTCCAAGGAGATGATTGTActttttgttgatgaaatcCACTTGCTCATGGGAGCTGGCTCTTCCGGTGAAGGTGGTATGGACGCCGCCAACTTGCTGAAGCCAATGCTTGCAAGAGGACAACTTCATTGCATTGGTGCCACGACTCTGGCCGAATATCGCAAATACGTCGAGAAGGACGCTGCCTTTGAACGACGATTCCAACAAGTCATTGTCAAGGAACCCTCCATTACGGAGACAGTTTCCATCTTGCGAGGTTTGAAGGAAAGATATGACAGACACCATCGCGTCACTATTCTTGATAGCGCTCTGGTTGCCGCTGCCAACCTCGCGGCCCGATACCTTACTTCCCGGCGGATGCCAGACTCCGCCATCGACCTTGTCGACGAGGCCGCCGCAGCTGTTCGCGTGGCTCGCGAGTCCCAGCCCGAGGTTATCGACTCCCTTGAGCGCAAGCTCAGGCAGTTGATGATTGAAATCGCTGCcttggaaaaggaaaaggacGAAGCATCTCAAGTTCGTCTTCAAcaggccaagaaggatgccaagaATGTTGAAGAGGAGCTCGAGCCCCTCCGAATGAAATACAAGAACGAAATCAAGCGAGGCGAGGAGAtccaccaagccaaggtcAAGCTCGATGAGCTGGAGAAACGTTTGGAGGATGCTACAAATATGGGAGATATGGCAAAGGCTGCTGATCTTCAGTATGGAGCCATTCCTGATCTGCAAATGGTCatcaaggagcttgaagtGCGCAAGGCTGCCGCCGATGCCGCCCTCAATGCCGAAGATGGTGACCCTGGAACATCCATGGTCACGGACATTGTCACTGCCGACCATATCAACGAGATTGTGGCACGCTGGACCGGCATCCCTGTTACTCGCCTTCGCACTTctgagaaggagaagctcatcaacatggagaaGGTGCTCGGAAAGGTCGTTGTTGGTCAAAGGGAGGCAGTCCAATCCGTTGCCAACGCTATTCGTTTGCAGCGATCTGGACTTGCCAACCCGAACCAACCTCCCAGCTTCCTGTTCTGTGGTCCGTCTGGTACTGGTAAAACACTTCTCACCAAGGCCCTTGCCGAGTTTCTCTTTGACGATCCCAAATCAATGATTCGATTTGACATGTCAGAGTACCAAGAGCGACATGCACTCAGCCGTATGATTGGTGCTCCCCCCGGATATGTCGGTCATGACTCTGGTGGTCAACTTACAGAAGCTTTACGAAGAAAGCCCTTCTCCATCCTTCTCTTTGACGAAGTTGAGAAAGCTGCCAAAGAGATTCTTACtgtgcttcttcaactcatGGATGACGGAAGAATCACTGATGGTCAAGGCAGAGTTGTTGACGCCAAGAACTGCATTGTGGTCATGACTTCGAACCTGGGCGCCGAGTATCTCACTCGCCCAGGCACCAAAGAAGGCAGGGTTGACACACCAACCCGCGAACTGGTCATGAGCGCACTGCGCAACTACTTCCTGCCAGAGTTCTTGAACAGAATCAACTCAgtcgtcattttcaacaGACTTACACGCAAGGAGATTCGCAAGATTGTCGATCTCCGCATCGGCGAAATACAGAAGCGTCTGGAGGATAATGGGCGCAAGGTCAGGATTGACGTCTCAGACGAAGCCAAGGATCACCTCGGCAACGCTGGCTACTCACCTGCCTATGGCGCTCGTCCTCTTGCTCGCCTCATCGAGAAGGAAGTTTTGAACAAGCTGGCCATTCTCATTCTCCGCAACAACATTCGCGACGGTGAAATTGCAAGGGTGGAGCTAGTTGACGACAAGATCACCGTTTTGTCGAATCATCCCGATAGCGAGATGACCGACGACGATGATatgttggatgatgaggacgacgccGTTGACGAGCTGGTTGGcgatgacatggatgaggatatTTACGATTAATTGAAGAATAAGAGTGGGAAATTGCATTGTCATGTTGTGTCTTTCAAATATTGCAGGCGTTTAGGAATTAGGTATTACGGAAAGGCATGGCGTTTCAAAAAAAATGAAACTTTGCCCATGGTGACAATAGAAATTGTAGACTCATAATAAATTAAGGTCTATTTAACATCAGATATGCATTAATTCATCCTCCTCGTGTCCCATCTTGTGATTGTAGCAGTAAATAGCAAGTACTATATACATGGTATATATATAAACTATACAACATTTTCCATTCAAGGTAATCCCAGTAACACAGTGTCGTCGCTTACCCATCCAAAGTCATCCATGAACATGGACCAATCTACATCTTGAATAGGGTCCGACGACAGGTTCCCAGGTTGAGCCTGGCCATTATTAGGCTGTACATTGGCAGTATTTTTATCGCTTGCACTTCGTCCCTCTGTACACAAGTTTAGTAATCTTGATAGTTTCCCAGCGAGGTAGGACTTACGCATCAGCTCCAGCGCCTTATTTACTCTATCCGTACTATTCTGGGCATCTCTCAGCGCGGTACGAAACTTATTCAAACACCAGAACGTGACGCCTGCAGAGGACCGATCCGGTCGCGCACCTGGCGCCCCGCCAAAACTAGGCGCCA
Protein-coding sequences here:
- a CDS encoding heat shock protein 78, mitochondrial precursor (similar to Aspergillus terreus NIH2624 XP_001210406.1) translates to MTSRMDFTDRAQKAVEDAMNLAEQYGHSQLVPVHLAVALLEPPIDLSKDQQNGPQNTTVTLFRQVIERAHGDPQLFDRALKKTLVRLPSQDPPPEQVSLAPSFHAVLRKAMELQKVQKDSYIGVDHLINALADDTSMQAPLKEASIPKPKLVQDAVQAIRGTKRVDSKTADTEQENENLAKFTIDMTAMARDKKIDPVIGREEEIRRVIRILSRRTKNNPVLIGEPGVGKTTVVEGLAQRIVNRDVPDNLKHCKLLSLDVGALVAGSKFRGEFEERMKGVLKEIEDSKEMIVLFVDEIHLLMGAGSSGEGGMDAANLLKPMLARGQLHCIGATTLAEYRKYVEKDAAFERRFQQVIVKEPSITETVSILRGLKERYDRHHRVTILDSALVAAANLAARYLTSRRMPDSAIDLVDEAAAAVRVARESQPEVIDSLERKLRQLMIEIAALEKEKDEASQVRLQQAKKDAKNVEEELEPLRMKYKNEIKRGEEIHQAKVKLDELEKRLEDATNMGDMAKAADLQYGAIPDLQMVIKELEVRKAAADAALNAEDGDPGTSMVTDIVTADHINEIVARWTGIPVTRLRTSEKEKLINMEKVLGKVVVGQREAVQSVANAIRLQRSGLANPNQPPSFLFCGPSGTGKTLLTKALAEFLFDDPKSMIRFDMSEYQERHALSRMIGAPPGYVGHDSGGQLTEALRRKPFSILLFDEVEKAAKEILTVLLQLMDDGRITDGQGRVVDAKNCIVVMTSNLGAEYLTRPGTKEGRVDTPTRELVMSALRNYFLPEFLNRINSVVIFNRLTRKEIRKIVDLRIGEIQKRLEDNGRKVRIDVSDEAKDHLGNAGYSPAYGARPLARLIEKEVLNKLAILILRNNIRDGEIARVELVDDKITVLSNHPDSEMTDDDDMLDDEDDAVDELVGDDMDEDIYD